The Raphanus sativus cultivar WK10039 chromosome 6, ASM80110v3, whole genome shotgun sequence sequence aatgttccgcggaaggtttctctcccGATTGGAACAGTCTGCGCTGTTTGTTCCCGCCGCGCGAGAGCAGCCTGTTGAGCAGATTGTTCTGCAACTGCTTGCtgagcttggatggtctgctgcatctgaagcatctgctattgcatcagttgcattgctgcagcgagatcatcATGTTGGccgtgatcacccatggtggtGTTGGTTGGCCTTGATTGTTGTCTgttctgattttctaaaccttgcgatctcctgcaacaaagagaaaagagcaagttagaggtcttagactaaataaataaccgaaaaataaGGGTAAAAAAAgatggtccccggcaacggcgccaaattgatattcgtgttcatgcacaccaattaacctaatgtgcacactaccacaatcgaatggtatgtcgatgtagcactttaggatcgaatccacagagaccaactcttacactttatttctatgggaTCAAAATTAAGCTAAGACAATATGGGggtttgttttgagagtaacgtgcaaagcaagtaaaataatataaatgagaattcaatttaaagaaaagccagcctagggttacttcatcgggtgttaAAACTTGTGtgctaaacaattattcaagtgctaataagaacagtctagaactcggattactcaagtagaacagtccactgccgtagtactgctccctatgctgatcgatctcaccgtctaactgtcgttgaggtgagaagcgatcgcaagcaatagaaatcaggtccgataggttcacaaaacaccctaatatctactttcgctgactagggatgcaatgctcattcaaaacagatctagcaacctattacacggttaatgaacaggttaaacctatgatctaacattaagcggccagtttaatgcaagcaataagaacagttacgaatgaagacaatcaatggattcacttatctatgtttagctcacgaattcaacaccctagaaccctagacaagctagccgactactcaacCATGACACAAGAAAAGACAAGCATCAatactgaataatactgcataaaataacataaacaaGAGATAGGGTTCAGGGgttcttctctatggagagagatagccttctccctttacaaagtAGCAAATCTCTAAGTAAAAAGCTCTAGAGTCTGTTTCTTTATGAAAAGTAGCGTAGAAttatgtagaaaaatagaaaaagaagttatatcaaaagccacaggcggccagagagaaaaagaggataattagggcaaatcccgagatgttgtattttccttattcgtcgggaacaaccgcgggatcactccgtctgcttgttccgcttgatcgggaacagtcatcagactgttctgcgtgaaaatcaccaaactgcactgttttctgcttcttttgttccagcaggtccatctcccatccagtgcaactccagacctgtaatgactcgaaaaggactagaaagactcgataaagacttgaaaaccaattagaaaacatatatgcaatgatgtataaaacaccatatatcagcAAGCATGGAGGATTTTTTTCTCAACCTGAGTCTCTTGTTGCAAGAATCCTAAAGAGTCGGTACTTCAAGAACTCTTCCTTCCTAGAGGCTAACATTGGCACACGTCCTTCCTACACATGGAGATCTATTATTCATGGACGCGAGGTTTTAAAACAAGGTATGTTGAGGAAAATTGGTGATTGTACCAGGTCTAATGTGTGGATGTCAAACTGGATCATGGATATAGTTGCAAGACCTCCAATGTACAGAGAAGACAGTATTGTGGATCTCACCTTAACGGTCTCTGATCTCTTTATCCCACAAACGATTCAATGGGACATCGCTAAACTCAGAGATTGTTTCACTGCAGAGGATGTGGATCGTATCATTCAGATAAAGCCTAGACTCAGTACACAGGACTCAGACACTTGGGGTTTCACGCATCATGGGAGTTATACTACCCAAAGCGCCTACAAGCTGCTCAACTCCATCAAAGCTTCAAGCTCCTCTGCTCGTGTCTTGCCTCCGATTGAAAAACAGCTATGGAAGCATCTATGGAAGCTCAAAACTCCTCCCAAAGTACGCCACTTTCTGTGGAGAGCACTATCAGGAGCTTTAGCGGTTGGTGACCGGCTTTGATCAAGAGGCATCAACGTTGATCCATCTTGCAAATCATGTGGACACCATAGTGAAGACATATGTCATGTTCTGTTTCATTGTCCTAGTGCAGCTGAAGCTTGGCGTTCTTCTGGCCTACAACTCCCTCCTTCTGGGTTCTCTACTAACTCTGTCTTTCTCAACATCCACTTCCTTATTGCAAGTACGAAAAGACAAAGTGGTATTGAGAAGAGAAGCGTCGCCTTCCCTGGCTCCTATGGAATATCTGGAAAGCAAGAAATGAGTTGGTCTTTGAGAACTCAAGATCTTCTCCCTCTGACGTTGCTACTAAATCCATTGACGATGCAATGATCTGGCTCTCAGTGAACGTTGCTGACTCTGATAACTCCTTGTTAAGGTCTAAAATTAATACTTCCTCTGCATCTTGGACAAGGCCTCAACCATCGCTCATCAAATGTAATGTTGGAATGGCTTGGAGCAATACAAGTGGCCATAGTGGAGCTAGTTGGATCACTAGAGACACTCAAGGACTGGCACTCCATCACAGTCGTCGTGCTTATCCCTCTACCTCGTCGAAAAGAGAAGCTGATCTTCAGTCACTCTTCTGGGCTGTTGAGTCTATGTGGAATATGCGCCAAAGAAATGTCATCTTCGAAACCTCCTCTCCTGAGGTTCGAGAAGCTATTCTCAGGCCGGACCTCTTCCGAGAACTCGAACTCCATCGGCAAAACATCTTCTGCCTTTTTAATCTCAAGTGTTCTTGGTCTCTGGAACATGTTTCTGCGCCTCGGAACCGTGTTGCTCAATTGATTGCAGACAGTGTTATCCTAGGCTCCCGCTCTCAGTCTTACATCTCTGTTGGCGGACCTGCTTGGCTTCGTCATTCTCTTGATCAGGAACGGAGAAACTCTGCCTAACCTCTTGGTTTTTAGGTTGATCTCAAGCTCCAAGacctagttttttttctttttcaattgcCGTCTCAGGCACAGTACCTACTGGTATCGATTTTTTATGTTGCTTCCTTTTATCTTCTCTGCTTTATTCTCTCTCGCACTTGACCCAGAGGGTCCCCCTTTATGTTTGAAACGCAGTGTTAAAAAAAGATCTATCATTAATAATCATCAACTAattgtttattcatttattttgaaaatatattccACAGCACATCTGTTGCTGAAAATAGGCGATCTCGATACTGAAGAGATATGATCAGCTCTCAAAGAGCTTACTGAAGCCCTTAAGGCTGAGGAACGATACTGGAAGCAAAAGAGTCGGATATTTTGATTGAAAGAAGGAGATTTGAACACAATGTTCTTCCATGCTATAACAAGACAGAGAAGAGCAAGAAATAAGACTACTGGTCTGTTAGACCATGCAGGGAATCTAGTGGAAGATGAAGATAAATTATTAGCCATTGCTACTGATTACTTTAGGAAGCTTTTCGAATCCTCTAACCCAGAGCTCATTGATGAAGCTTTAGCCAATGTCACGACGACAATCTCTGACCAGACTAATACGGACCTGACAGCTCCAGTTACAGAATGGGAGGTAAAATTGGCTCTATTTGCGATGCATCCAGAAAAGGCACCTTGCCCTGATGGCATGACAGCTCtcttttaccaaaaattttGGGATACCGTGAAAAAGGATTTAATCCGCATGGTTAATGATTTTCTCTTTGAGGGGACAATGGCACACGGCCTTAACGATGTGAATATTTGTCTTATCCCTAAGAAAGACAAACCAAATGAAATGTCTCAGTTCAGACTAATCAGTCTATGTAATGTGAGCTATAAGATTATTTCTAAAGTCTTATGTTAGCGATTAAAGAAAATTCTCCCGGACCGAATATCAGAAACCCAGTCAGCCTTTGTTGCTGGATAACAGATATCAGATAATGTACTAATTGCACAGGAGATGTTTCATGCTCTCCGCACAGATCCTAGTGGAAGAAATAGAAGAATGGCAATAAAGACAGACATGAGCAAATCATATGATCGTCTAGAATGGGATTTCATTAGTGCAGTCCTGCGCAAAATGGGTTTCTCAGAATTGTGGATTGAATGGATTATGCGATGTGTAACATCGGTGAAATATCATGTCTTATTTAATGGTCAACCTAGAGGGAATATAACCCCACACAGGCGATTGCGTCAAGGAGatcctttgtctcctttcatcttcatcttatgcacggaagcgctcgttaCCCTTCTTAATCATACAGAGATTCAAGGTAAGATAACGGGGATGCGTGTTTCGCGCGCTAGCCCCCCGGTATCACACATTCTCTTCGCTGACGATAGCCTGTTCTTCTGAAAggcggagccccgtgaatgtgaGGAAGTCATGAAAGTTCTTAAGACATATGAGAAAGCTTCAGGACAATGTATAAACTATGACAAATCTTCCCTGCTCTTTGGCAAAAAGATACCTGAGACGATGAAGGAGACCATCAAAAGCACAACAGGTATTTCAAATGAAGGAGGAATGGGGACTTATCTTGGCATTCCATAGGACATTAGTGGATCGAAAACGAGGTTATTTGCGTTCCTAAAGGAAAGGTTACAAAGCTGAGTAAATGGATGGACATGACGCTTTCTAACGAAAGGTGGGAAGGAGGTTCTCATTAAATCTATCCTGCTGGCCCTTCCCACTTATGTGATATCTACCTTCTTATTCCCTCTAGAGACATGTGAGAACTTAGCTAGTGCCATTGCACAGTTTTGGTGGAGTTCAAATCTTCCAAAAAGAGGTATACACTAGGTCAAATGGGAAAATGTATGTAAGCCAAGAGAAGAAGGAGGAATTGGGTTCAGGATGATTCATGAGTTTAACTTGGCACTCCTGGGTAAACCATTATGGCGTTTACTGCAAAATCCAGACTCTCTAGTAGCTAGAGTCCTCCGGGGAAAGTACTTTAGATGTAGCACGCCCTTGCGGCTAAATTTGGTTGATAGACCCTCTTATGGATGGATAAGTATAATGCCAGCGAAACCACTAATGCAATTAGGGATAAGACAGAAGGTACACTCAGGAAATGAGATTCGAATTTGGGAAGATAATTGGATACCAACGATACCATCACGACCAGCTAGACCTATAGCACCAATGGTACATCCAATAATGTCAGCTCGAGATCTTATGTCAGACGAGCCAAAAACATGGGACTTGGAAATCCTTAGAAACTATGTACATCCTGATGATATCCCGCTGATTCAATCTTTAGCCATAAGCCAAGGTTATCAACGGGACAAATATTGCTGGAGTTACATGAAGAATGGAATGTACACTGTTAAATCAGGATACTGGGTGGCTACAAATATCCTCAACAAAATGGAAGACCAAGGGGAGCCGAGCATTAAAAAACTTCAAGCATTTGCTTGGAAAATACATGCTCCACCAAAGCTGAAACATTTTGTTTGGCAAGCGATATCGGGACAACTAGCTGTAACAAGCAATTTAAAACACCGTCATATGTGATGTGATAATCATTGTTCTAGATGTGGAGCAGAAGATGAGACGATAAACTACACACTCTTTGAGTGTCCTCCAGCTATACAGACTTGGGCAAATGCAACTACCCCCACTCCACCTTTGTTGTTCCCTACCTCAAGTCATTTTACGAACATTGATTATCTCTTCTGGGGAAAGAATGATATAGAGGATCCTGAGCTGGATAGAGACCCATATCCCtggattatgtggtatatttggaaagcaagAAATGATAACCTATTCCGTGGAATAGACAGAGACCCGTTGGAGACTGTCCGACATGCAGAATCAGAATGTTATGCTTGGTTTGAGGCAAATAAGAAACAGGAAGATCAAATCACTACGGGGCCACCAGCATAACAAATAAATTCTGAGAGATGTCTGATAGATGGTTCATGGACCCACGACGCAATCTTCAGTGGTTATGGATGGACATGGAAAACTGCAGAAGGAAAAATACAACTAATGGGAGCAAGGAACCAACGACAACGAATCTCACCACTTCATTCGGAACTGGAGGCTCTAATATGGGCGATGGAATGCATGCTTCAAGTATCTACGTGCCAGGTgtttgtgagggattaaactcacctcctgattttaggtcatgTTAAAGTTTAGGAAagaggttagggaaagataacgcgggctgaatcccgtaataacttatggaatgaatttgatttgtattgataatgtggtaaagaatggttacaaaagatgtttctcttgatgattacaaagataaggAAATGTTTAAGAGATGATGTGAATAATCGTAAGAATGCAGATAAAGGTTGAATCgatcttctttcttgatttgctttctctttaaatagcctcaggtcccgcttgatcgtagccaactggttcccgagatctcctccgtgatttgagggatttgtaacagctcccctttgaccgggtcctgcgcctatttatttgtcaacgagctgcctcttttccttgacctctctgatgaacatctccagctcacagcctccagatctgacttagctgttcttgaagattgaattcatgatgggcctttcgcggcccgttatcatttcttattgtctatcactagagGGGGTCTGATGCTGACGCTAAAGCAGccagcgcgtctgctgaggagttctctcctcgtgggatccttgttagttCAAATCCgttgaactgcttagtgaggttccggacaacttctaggtatgcccccattctttcgtcccttgtttcatactcgccgtggaactggctagctactagctgtgaatcactataagcgttcagctctcgaattctgaggcttagggcgagttttaatcctgcaattaatgcttcgtattcagcctcgttattagaagcgctgaatccgagcctgtaggattgttggatggtttttccagctgaggaggtcagccttagaccgatgccggaaccttgtcttggcgaggctcgtcaatgtacagactccacttcggagcttccgtttccaagtctagttgttcggaagctagctcgattatgaaatcggcaaggacctgagcttttgctgctgctcgaggtctatactcgatatcgtattcactgagctctatggcccatttagcaaatcgtcatgattggctagggctgtgcaaaattgttcgcaatggttgtgaagtcattacgacgattgagtgcgattggaaataaggtcacaattttctggcagctgttacgacagctagagctagtttttccatagtagggtatctagtttcggcgtctatcagactcttgctggtataatagacaggtctttgctcgttttgctcttctcgtacctgcacaccactaactgcagcggttgtTACGGCGAGGTAAAGATATAGCGGTTCTCCCATACTGGTTTAgccaggatcggaggttcggagaagtaagctttcaattgtttgaaggcttcctcgcacttttcgtcccataagaacttcttattattttttagaagtttgtagaatgggaggcacttatcggtggacctggatatgaatcgatttaatgctgcgattcgtccagtcaatgtctgtacctctctggttgtcttaggtgacggcatttcctgaaaggtagctatctgttttgggttggcttcgatgcctctttcggttacgaggtagccgaggAACTCGCTTGAAGGTACCCCGAAGATGCACTTAGTagggttgagcttcatatcgtatttgttgaggatatcgaagcattcccttaggtgggaaatgtggttttctccaattgaggatttgactagcatatcatcaatatagacctccatggttttcccgagctggccagcgaacattttattcactagcctttgataggtagctcctgcattttttaaaccgaatggcatgaccttatagcaataggtccctcgttcagttatgaatgcggttttctcttgatcatcgggatccatcatgatttgattgtaccctgaaaaggcatccatgaaggacatgagctggtggccagcagtggcctcgaccaaacgatcgatgtgaggtaacgggaagctgtcttcgGGACAAGCTTTATTTAAGTCGGTGAAATTtacgcagattctccatttcccgttcttcctTTTTACAACTACTGGATTAGCTAGCCAGTCTGGGTAATGTACCTCACGAATGGATCCAGCTTTCGTAAATCGGTCaacctcgtcgttaacagcttgagcattttctaggcctagcttgcgacgcttttgtttgatcggtttgaaagtggggtctacattaagcttgtgagtagtgacgtcagcgtttatacccttcatgtcACAGGTGATTCATGCAAAGGTTCCGACGTTGCTTTTTAGaaagtcgatgagctccttcttagtctggagaggtagctcggatccgatactcacttgcttttcaggatttgagtcgtcgatactaacttgctcggtgaggttcttagggggacctcaaatattctgttgtatctcacgaccctcctggatctgtaattgctattggggtgaTTCTTTGAGAATTTTGAATCCTCCTAGGTAACAGATCCCGGAGATCTTGTGGTTACCATGCACGGTagatatcccttcaggtgtcaggaatttcacacattggtgaTAAGTTGAAGCTACTGATTTCATTttatggatccaaggtcttcctaggatcgcgtgaaacggggaaggtctgtcgatgactatgaaattcatcattttcatgattccgccaactataattgggagcttaatagttcccagtgaggtagctgtttctccggaaaagcctacgagattagctttttggccaataatttggtagtcgtctatttccatcccttttagggtgttgtagaaaataaggtcaacagagcttcctgtgtctatcatgagtttagggacctcatatcctgcgatgttcagggtgacgatcagcgcgtcatcgtgaggtctgtcaaggtttgaggtctcgctttcccagaaagaaatctcagtattggactcggggttaggaggcttaggtccagtgttagacacagccttccgtacgtgattcttaatagagttgacggagtcttgacatatatctgatcctccaagagctttcacgatagctagcCGGAAGGCTCTCAGGTAAGCCTTCGGGAATCCTAATTTTTCGGgtgtctcttatgtaagagttggcaattctgtcagtgaatggagttccacaggtctcctcgatcaagctctcgatctcgggagctgagctcgttgccttgtggacttgagcacccagcttttggagagctgcgtgagtccgctccatatatctacgaatAGCCTCtggtccctctagaggaaggacaaTCGGATCATCGTTAGGTACCTGACGAACATGTACCTGGCGAACAGGtccctgatggaatcgtgttcgatcatttttccaagtgctcggtgggctgatttgctcactggctattgggttattttgacgagttaggttagtggggcgagctgtaggatcagcatccgtcctttgatgttcgcccggattcgtgtttaggtttTTGGCCCGAAACACCGGAGCtgacgttctgcccccggacgggtcggatactccttctcctgacctaagaataggtggtggaggaggtaagcgagcgctctgaccagtaacctgatcgggaatagagctagtcgatgctatgttgcttcccatagcactggtgaggggtggactGAACACGGGAGATGTCCTAGCATGAGGCGTTTGGAAAGCTGGTCCCTGTTCTCCTGAtccagtgttatcaagggaaaagtCGAGACATCCTCAagggaacgaggggtcagttattcgatctcggaaggtcactcccaagccctgacgttgcggtggttgggttgttgcggttcgagatctagtgacctcttcgaatcgttgctgccgagcggctagctgttgcattctaccagctgcatcatcatgcgacggatctcagagagctgagcctccgtctggttcggagcaggttggtgctgaggggtaacgagggatgggagccctggatcgatcccattggaggttctcgtgttggctgctccagcactgttcatcgagatactgttcatcgagatacagttcatcgagatactgttcatcgagatactgttcatcgagatactgttcttccagtactgttcatccgagtactgttcatcgggatactgttcatcgagatactgttcaccgagatactgttcatcgagatactgttcaccgagatactgttcatcgagatactgttcatccagtactgttcatccgagtactgttcatcgggatactgttcatcagTTAGATGAAattgttgtctgatcgactggattcatccttaagttggagtaagggattccattgtttcttccccacagacggcgccaattgtgagggattaaactcacctcctgattttaggtcatgTTAAAGTTTAGGAAagaggttagggaaagataacgcgggctgaatcccgtaataacttatggaatgaatttgatttgtattgataatgtggtaaagaatggttacaaaagatgtttctcttgatgattacaaagataaggAAATGTTTAAGAGATGATGTGAATAATCGTAAGAATGCAGATAAAGGTTGAATCgatcttctttcttgatttgctttctctttaaatagcctcaggtcccgcttgatcgtagccaactggttcccgaaatctcctccgtgatttgagggatttgtaacagctcccctttgaccgggtcctgcgcctatttatttgtcaacgagctgcctcttttccttgacctctctgatgaacatctccagctcacagcctccagatctgacttagctgttcttgaagattgaattcatgatgggcctttcgcggcccgttatcatttcttattgtctatcactagttagggggtcatatttgggcccaacagtgtTTGGAACTGATTGTAAGGATCTAATCTCGATGATTCAAGACCCAGGAGCATGGCCCAACTTCTCTACTGAACTGGATGAGGCAGAAGCTGAAGAACAATTTCCTTGAATTCTCTATTGTTTTTATTCCTCGTACTGAAAATGTATCATCTGATTCTCTAGCTAAGATAGCATGTTCCTACTATAGGGATCTGTACTACACTGGTTGTTCTATTTCGGTCTGGTttcccagaccacctcaagcttgagtaaTAGATCAGCcgtttgatgtaaaaaaaaaaaaaacaggcgATCTCGATTAGATTACAAAAAACAAATGCTACCAGTATacaatgttactgatttgagTGGTTGGTGATGCGTAGTTATTATTTTCGTGGATTAAAAAATTACTAGAGTATGATCGTCGCATCCGTGcggatttttgattttttattttttttaaattgatctttgtttttcataattaatattatatatttttgatatgtcattatataactaaatgtaTATTGgttatttggatattttaaataaaaagtttacatGTATGTCAATATTTTACAATCAAAATTAGGAGTATTTTAAATTACAACATAAaagtaataacaaaaataaaaatttattttaaattgattgcATAGAGTATCGAAAATATGGTAAATTTTTTGGTTAGCTAGATTATAGGAAGTAAgagttttaattaaataagtaaaACACAATAAATACTTAACATAAGTTTATTAATTGATTCAGAGACAATGAATTGTAAATATTGTACAAGTTTAAGGATTAGTCTTAATTTGTACTTCTTTTGTAATAGATTAGATACAATGAATTGTAAATATTGTACAAGTTTAAGGATTAGTCTTaatttgtacttctcttttaatagattagatacaatgtgttttt is a genomic window containing:
- the LOC108808417 gene encoding uncharacterized protein LOC108808417 yields the protein MIWLSVNVADSDNSLLRSKINTSSASWTRPQPSLIKCNVGMAWSNTSGHSGASWITRDTQGLALHHSRRAYPSTSSKREADLQSLFWAVESMWNMRQRNVIFETSSPEVREAILRPDLFRELELHRQNIFCLFNLKCSWSLEHVSAPRNRVAQLIADSVILGSRSQSYISVGGPAWLRHSLDQERRNSA